The genomic segment CATTCTTAGCATCTTCATACTCGGAGTTTTCGCTAATATCGCCGTAGCCAATCGCGATCTTGATCCGCTCAGCTACTTCGCGACGCTTGACCGATTTCAGCATCTCCAGTTCGTCCTCAAGCTTTCTCAAACCTTCCTGAGTCAGAATGATCTCTTTATCGCTCATCTTTCCGATTCTCCCGTCGTGTGACCAATTTTCATACCAGGTATGAATTCACTGTTAATTAATATATTACGCTCCTCTTGCCTCAGACCAGCTGAGGGAGCAGATAAGCCGCGTTGACTATAGTCATTAAGGTTATATTGCACGATTATATGCAATGTTCTCCTGAATGTCAATCAAAGCCAAACGACTGGAACGACTTTCGCATAAGGCCTCTTGAAAGCGTTGCCCACCATATATGTACACCTGGCTGCAAGGAACACGCCGCTTGTAAAAGCGCCTGTGCTTGAACCCTTTATTTCAGTTGGCGGGATAGCCAAACGGCCCTTCTTTTTTATTCGTTGCAAAACCGCACAATCCTTCCTAACTCGTCTACAAAAAACACAAAGTTCCAAATATATAAGGTTTTTTACATAACCTTTCCATTTTCTCATAAGCCGCCATGGGTCTCCTCATCTATTATCCAAGGCGAAACGGCTGTCGCCGTTCTATGAAAAAATAACAAATGTTTTGTCGTTAGGCGTCACACGAGCATAAGCAGGAGACTCGCCTTTACAATCTTATATTTTAAAAAAAGGCAGGCCTCTGAACGTTCTCAGATAACCTGCCCGTTTATTTCATTTGCAAATCAAGTATAGGGATTGCCGAATTTCCGCTCAGCCGTTTCCTGAACAGCCTGCTCGTGCAAGGTGAAACGGCTTGCGCCTTCCTTTGGCGGCGCAACGCGTTTCATTCCGAGAAATATAGAGAAAGGATCGCGTTAGGAAATCCTTTCCTATATTTCAAGCTAGAAGCTTGCAGCAACCAGACCTTGCTCCTCGAGCGACACCAGATACTGATCCAAAATGTCCACCATCCGATCCCGGCCGGTTTCTTCCATAATAACATCCTTGACGCGGGCACCGCCCGGCAAGCCCTTCAAATACCAAGCCAGATGCTTGCGCATATCCCGTACGGCAGCGGCCTCGCCCTTCAGGTCAATGAGACGATCCAAATGAAGAATAGCAACCTGCATCTTCTCGCGCGGCATTGGATCAGGCAGCAGCTCGCCATTCGTCAAATATTGAATGGTCCGATACAGCATCCATGGGTTTCCAAGCGCACCACGGCCGATCATGACGCCGTCGCAGCCTGTATGCTCCAGCAAGCGCTTGGCATCTTCAGGTGAAAAAACATCCCCGTTGCCGATTACCGGAATCGACACCGCCTGCTTCACATCGCGAATGATGTCCCAATTCGCTACACCTGTGTACTGCTGCTCGCGCGTACGACCGTGAACGCTGACCGCTTTGCCGCCAGCACGCTCAACGGCGCGCGCATTTTCCACCGCATAAATATGCTCGTCATCCCAGCCGATGCGCATTTTCACCGTTACCGGCTTATCAACAGCTTCTACTACGGCAGAAACCATCTCGTAAATTTTGTTCGGGTCAAGGAGCCAGCGCGCAC from the Paenibacillus sp. BIHB 4019 genome contains:
- the dusB gene encoding tRNA dihydrouridine synthase DusB produces the protein MLKIGDIEMKNRVVLAPMAGVCNPAFRLIAKEFGTGLVCAEMVSDKAILHGNKRTREMLFVDEREKPLSLQIFGGDRESLVEAAKVVDKQTNADIIDINMGCPVPKVTKCDAGARWLLDPNKIYEMVSAVVEAVDKPVTVKMRIGWDDEHIYAVENARAVERAGGKAVSVHGRTREQQYTGVANWDIIRDVKQAVSIPVIGNGDVFSPEDAKRLLEHTGCDGVMIGRGALGNPWMLYRTIQYLTNGELLPDPMPREKMQVAILHLDRLIDLKGEAAAVRDMRKHLAWYLKGLPGGARVKDVIMEETGRDRMVDILDQYLVSLEEQGLVAASF